Below is a window of Pseudalkalibacillus berkeleyi DNA.
ACGTATAATCTTTTCCAGACTCTGCTCTCATCTCCTCAACTGCTAATTGAGCAAGTTTTCCTGCTAAAGATGAGTCTTGACCTCCACTTATGCCTAATACGTAACCTTTCATGCCAGTTGTTTTCGCGTAATCCTTCAACAACCCTACTCTTTTCTGGATTTCTTCAGCTGGGTCAATGGTTGGTTCAACATGTAACTTTTGAATAATCTCATTTTGTAACGTTTGTAAGCTCATCATTCTCCTCCATCAATAAAGTATGTTTGTCTCTATTTACTTTACCCGAATTTACGCACATACACACTAACCAAGACTATCATCCTATTTAACGAAACAGGATAGCTTATCCGTCAAAATTGTAGTAAATTCGACGTGATATAAGTGGTTCATATGTATCATGAGAAAATTTTCCATTAGTGATAGAATTGTATAAATACGATAAGTTTAGCTACTCAAGGGCGGTCGGCACTACACTCGAAAGGGGTGGTGTAACAATGACAGTGTTTCAAACGTTGATGGTTACCATCTCGTTTGCCACGTTGATAATCAGCGTATTGTCATTCCCGAATAAAAAATAGACCGTCCTTGAGCATGCACACTTAGGTTCCGGTCTACTTTTCGTCCAAGCCGATCCCGCTTAGAGGAACGAGCTTATCGTATGATACGCAGGTGCGCCAACACCTGCGTTTTTTATTTGGAAATCTTTTTTTATTATACCACCACTAGGACAGGTTGTCATTGTATAAGTCATCATAAAGTAGACATTTGTACGAGTATATTTCCCGTCAAACTAACGCACGAAACGCATAGTTCAATTTGTCATCTAAATGTAATCTGTTAAACACAATTATTCTATTCTATGCGGTCACGAAAAATTTAGAAGTTAAACGCTTTTGTCGATACACGCGATTAATCTATGCTCAATATCTTCTGCCATATTCGTAATTTCCTCATCATCCACCATCGTTACTAATGAAGTAGGTTTCGGCATACCGATCTTCGTTTTGTCTCCGTCTTTATAAACGACCATTTTACACGGCAAGAAATAGCCAACCATTACATTTTGGTTCAATACACGTTGTGCTTCTTGAGGATTACAGACTTCTAAAATTCTAAAGTCACGATCAAATTCTAGACCTTTTTCATTCAACTTACCTTTCAAATCAAAATTCCATAGGACTCCGAATTTCTCTTCTTTTAATTGAGCTTCCAATACTTCACTTGCTTCTTCAATATTTTTGTCGGTTTCTACTGTGTAATGGAACATGAAAATCATCTCCTCCATAAAAATTCTTTCATAATCATATACCCTGCTACGTATTCCGTTATTCCCGTGACTTCCTTTTTTTAAACACGTGTCCTCTATTCTGAAAGGATGTTCTTTTCCATCCATTCATATGACATCGGTCCAGCCATTTTCTCTATAATGACACCATTTTCATCAAGAACATATGTGGTTGGAATGGTAAAGGCTTGATAAGCCGATGCAACGGCTCCATCTTCATCTAATAAAATCGGGAAGTTCATATTGTACGCTTCCTTAAAACGGCGCACATCATTCATTCCCTTTTCGGTATTCGTCAAATTAACAGCTAAAATTTCAAGATCTTCATCTTCATACGTATCATAAAACTTCACCATCTCAGGCACTTCTGCCTTACACGGTGGACACCAAGTTGCCCAGAAGTTTACTACGACCTTCTTACCCTTTAAATCAGCCAATGAAATCGTTTCATCTTCGCTCGTCTTTAATGAAAAATGGGGCGCACGATTTCCGATCTTTACTCCTACTGAGATGTCACCTTGAACGTTTGAATCATCTTGAACGACCTGCTTTTGCAATAAATGATTATATACTGACCAACTGATCAATCCAACCAAACCAACTACGATCAATAACTTGCCACCGCGGGCAAAACCATGCTGTTTCATTGAAAAAATCAAAAATACAAGTAAGCCAATGATAAAAGTAGATAACTGTAATATTGAAATGTTTAATCCAAAGAGCCATTCTGTAATTAGTTTAAAACCCGAACCTACCAAAAAGCCGACTAAAATAGAACTGATTAGTGATTCAGAATAAAGTTGTTTCCGTTTCGTCTGATAAACGAATAGGGTGATTGAAACGACGAAAGCCAGCAAAACGCCTTTAGCGCCACCCGTAAAATAAAGTAATGCCATTGGATTTTCAATCACATAAATTGGTTGGAACAAGGCGATACTCAGCTTCCAAACGAGAATGCCAGTCATAAATACATTGAATAACATATCTACTATTTGTTTCTTGCATTCATGTTCGTGTAATATCAACCAAACCGTGAATAGGCCAACTATAGCAGCTACGACTAATGTAATCCATTCAGTCCTGAGCACAACCGAGCCGATTTCAAAATAACTCATCATTTACCCTCTCATCTCTTTTACATGTGTTAATCATTACGTAAGAGAGGCCGAAAGTCCATACGTCTTTTCATTCTCAAGGATAATAGATGAACGAAAACCATTTCTGTTCAGGATGTCACTTAATTTCTCAGAAGAAATTCTTTCGTGAGAAGGAGGTCCCATTTTAGGATTTTCTAAAGGCTTCCATTCTAAAACAACTAACTTACCATCAGGCTTTAGAATTCTTTTAACCTCAGAAAGAGCTTTCTCTATATGCTCTACCTCATGTATGACAAAGGCGATAAAAGCTAAATCTACTTTATCTGAGTCGATATTTATCTCCTCTACCCCACTAACGACATATTCTATGTTAGATGTATTTTCTTGGTCTGCATATTCTTTCAATAGATCTAACATTTTCGGTTCGATATCCAAAGCGAATACCTTTTGAGAAGCTTTCGCAAATGGAACGGTGAAATAACCATTTCCTGCTCCAAGATCGGCAATGACATCTCCCTTATTTATTTCAATGGAACTGATGATTTCATCAGGTGGAAGTAGCTTCTTCCGTTCATCACTAAATAACTTTTCCGCTAATTCTGGATTGAATCGTTTATCTGACAAGATCGACCACTCCTTAAGAATAGAAAAACAAGTAAATACATGTTATAATTCCTAGTAATCACATATGAATTAAAAATCGTGGAGGTGTAATTCAAAATGAGCCTTCTGAAAGAGAATTGTCCCGTTTGTCAGAAAGCATTATTAAGTAAGAGGCAGGGGTTCTTCAATTTGAAGACGATCAAACACTGTCCTGATCTTCACTTCGAAAAAGAGTACCACCCTGCCTTAGAAACGTATATAGAAACTTACAATGACCTAAGCGTTATCCGCTAAATACATCCAACCATATTTTGATGGATGTACCTGCTATAAGTAAGGCAAGAATCCATTGTAAAATCTTTGTGTTCACTCTTTTGCCTGCTTGTGCACCAAGTGGTGAAGCAATTAAGCTTGCTACAACCATAATCAATGCCGGAATAAGCATCACTTGACCTGTAGAAAGCTTACCAACTGTTGATCCAATTGAAGAGATGAATGTAATTGCCAGTGAGGTTGCAATCGTCATTCTAGTAGGGATCTTCAATACGACTAGCATGATTGGTACTAAGATAAATGCACCCGCTGCACCAACAATACCTGCACCAATTCCTACGACAAATGCGAGGCCAGCTGCTAACCAT
It encodes the following:
- a CDS encoding putative holin-like toxin; translated protein: MTVFQTLMVTISFATLIISVLSFPNKK
- a CDS encoding peroxiredoxin family protein → MSYFEIGSVVLRTEWITLVVAAIVGLFTVWLILHEHECKKQIVDMLFNVFMTGILVWKLSIALFQPIYVIENPMALLYFTGGAKGVLLAFVVSITLFVYQTKRKQLYSESLISSILVGFLVGSGFKLITEWLFGLNISILQLSTFIIGLLVFLIFSMKQHGFARGGKLLIVVGLVGLISWSVYNHLLQKQVVQDDSNVQGDISVGVKIGNRAPHFSLKTSEDETISLADLKGKKVVVNFWATWCPPCKAEVPEMVKFYDTYEDEDLEILAVNLTNTEKGMNDVRRFKEAYNMNFPILLDEDGAVASAYQAFTIPTTYVLDENGVIIEKMAGPMSYEWMEKNILSE
- a CDS encoding DUF302 domain-containing protein — protein: MFHYTVETDKNIEEASEVLEAQLKEEKFGVLWNFDLKGKLNEKGLEFDRDFRILEVCNPQEAQRVLNQNVMVGYFLPCKMVVYKDGDKTKIGMPKPTSLVTMVDDEEITNMAEDIEHRLIACIDKSV
- a CDS encoding class I SAM-dependent methyltransferase; amino-acid sequence: MSDKRFNPELAEKLFSDERKKLLPPDEIISSIEINKGDVIADLGAGNGYFTVPFAKASQKVFALDIEPKMLDLLKEYADQENTSNIEYVVSGVEEINIDSDKVDLAFIAFVIHEVEHIEKALSEVKRILKPDGKLVVLEWKPLENPKMGPPSHERISSEKLSDILNRNGFRSSIILENEKTYGLSASLT